In Vespa velutina chromosome 1, iVesVel2.1, whole genome shotgun sequence, the following proteins share a genomic window:
- the LOC124948540 gene encoding uncharacterized protein LOC124948540 isoform X2 yields the protein MQKCILIRTYREQDKLSCKKLLEDSVMTQLNHTFFGFILALNIIRMVFVLSILVTGLLVYAELHITYCIIVMCIPGIILYISLYTKFRYEARMVGYEIFDIPRIYTLDNPSRFWIAEAYEDVSLNNQEQNQQYVFMTEEKMNVCKVDFSNHNKKIVGIMSVCKSNWEPTLGYIKRFYVQKKYAKKDVYNQLMKQAEFFAYERGILCIKAIVSQFEKHLISFYNTKNFTVNIIHDRSFLISITMYEYIFRTRNSHSDQKKLV from the exons ATGCAGAAATGTATTCTTATTAGAACTTATAGAGAACAAGATAAACTGTCTTGCAAAAAATTACTTGAAGATAGTGTAATGACTCAGCTAAATCATACATTTTTTGGATTTATATTAGCactaaatattattcgtatgGTATTTGTGTTATCTATACTGGTAACGGGTCTACTCGTGTATGCAGAATTACATATAACTTATTGTATTATAGTTATGTGTATACCaggaattatattatatatttcattatatacaaaatttcgtTATGAAGCGAGAATGGTtggatatgaaatatttgacaTTCCACG gATTTACACGCTCGATAATCCTTCCCGTTTTTGGATAGCGGAAGCATATGAAGATGTTTCATTGAATAATCAGGAACAAAATCAGCAATATGTATTCATGACagaggaaaaaatgaatgtatgtaaggttgatttttctaatcataataaaaaaattgtaggtATTATGTCAGTCTGTAAAAGTAATTGGGAACCAACACTtggttatataaaaagattttatgttCAGAAAAAGTATGCAAAGAAAGATGTATATAATCAACTTATGAAACAAGCAGAATTTTTTGCCTATGAACGCGGAATTCTATGTATTAAAGCTATTGTTTCTCAATTTGAAAAACATCTTATTagtttttataatactaaaaatttcactgtaaatattatacatgatagatcatttttaatatcaattacaatgtatgaatatatatttagaacaAGGAATTCTCATTCAGATCAGAAGAAATTAGTGTAA
- the LOC124948540 gene encoding uncharacterized protein LOC124948540 isoform X1, protein MQNFILIRTYREEDKLFCKELLEASVMNQLNHTYIGILLGLNIMRIVNMLSIVLMSLLMYAGLHKIYCIMIMFIPGIILYITLYTKFCYEARMAGYEIFDIPRIYTLDNPSRFWIAEAYEDVSLNNQEQNQQYVFMTEEKMNVCKVDFSNHNKKIVGIMSVCKSNWEPTLGYIKRFYVQKKYAKKDVYNQLMKQAEFFAYERGILCIKAIVSQFEKHLISFYNTKNFTVNIIHDRSFLISITMYEYIFRTRNSHSDQKKLV, encoded by the exons atgcagaattttattcttattagaacttatagagaagaagataaactGTTTTGCAAAGAATTACTTGAAGCTAGTGTAATGAATCAGCtaaatcatacatatattggaattttattaGGACTAAATATTATGCGTATAGTAAATATGTTATCTATAGTGTTAATGTCATTACTCATGTATGCAGgattacataaaatttattgtattatgatTATGTTTATACCaggaattatattatatattacattgtaCACAAAGTTTTGTTATGAAGCTAGAATGGCtggatatgaaatatttgacaTTCCACG gATTTACACGCTCGATAATCCTTCCCGTTTTTGGATAGCGGAAGCATATGAAGATGTTTCATTGAATAATCAGGAACAAAATCAGCAATATGTATTCATGACagaggaaaaaatgaatgtatgtaaggttgatttttctaatcataataaaaaaattgtaggtATTATGTCAGTCTGTAAAAGTAATTGGGAACCAACACTtggttatataaaaagattttatgttCAGAAAAAGTATGCAAAGAAAGATGTATATAATCAACTTATGAAACAAGCAGAATTTTTTGCCTATGAACGCGGAATTCTATGTATTAAAGCTATTGTTTCTCAATTTGAAAAACATCTTATTagtttttataatactaaaaatttcactgtaaatattatacatgatagatcatttttaatatcaattacaatgtatgaatatatatttagaacaAGGAATTCTCATTCAGATCAGAAGAAATTAGTGTAA
- the LOC124948582 gene encoding uncharacterized protein LOC124948582 — MRKCILIRTYRDEDKLFCKKLLEASVMNQLNHTYIGFLLGLNIMRIVNMLSIVLMSLLMYAGLHKIYCIIVIFIPEIILYISLYAKFLYEARIVGNEVDEISRIYTVDNSSRFWIAEAYEDFSLNNQEQNQQYVFMTEEKMNVCNIDFSNHNKKIVGIMSVCKSNWQPRLAWIKTFYVQKKYTRKGIGSNLLNQAQQFADENGILYIKAIVSEFQKHIMYFYNTKNLSVNVIHDKSFLISVTLYEYIFRIRDSH, encoded by the exons ATGCGGAAATGTATTCTTATCAGAACTTACAGAGACGAAGATAAActgttttgtaaaaaattacttGAAGCTAGTGTAATGAATCAGCTAAATCATACCTATATTGGATTTTTATTAGGACTAAATATTATGCGTATAGTAAATATGTTATCTATAGTGTTAATGTCATTACTCATGTATGCAGgattacataaaatttattgtattatagttatatttataccagaaataatattatacatttcatTATACGCAAAGTTTTTGTATGAAGCTAGAATTGTTGGAAATGAAGTGGATGAGATTTCACG gATTTATACGGTCGATAATTCTTCTCGTTTTTGGATAGCGGAAGCATATgaagatttttcattaaataatcagGAACAAAATCAGCAATATGTATTCATGACagaggaaaaaatgaatgtatgtaatattgatttttctaatcataataaaaaaattgtaggtATTATGTCAGTCTGTAAAAGTAATTGGCAACCAAGACTTGCTTggataaaaacattttatgtTCAGAAAAAGTATACAAGGAAAGGTATAGGAAGTAATCTTTTGAATCAAGCTCAGCAATTTGCAGACGAAAatggaattttatatattaaagcaATTGTTTCTGAATTTCAAAaacatattatgtatttttataatacgaaaaatttGTCTGTTAATGTTATAcatgataaatcatttttaatatcagttacgctatatgaatatatatttcgaataaggGATTCTCATTAG
- the LOC124948576 gene encoding uncharacterized protein LOC124948576 — MQNFILIRTYREEDKLFCKELLEASVMNQLNHTFIGFLLGLNIMRIIKVLSIVFMVMFIYTGVHIAYCGIVVFIPEVILYITLYVKFLYESRIVGNEVSEVPRIYTLDNSSRFWVAEAYEDFSLHDQEQDQQYVFITEENLNDSNIDVSNHNKKIVGIMSFRKSNWEPTLGYIKRFYVQKKYTRKGIGNKLMNQAVFFADEHGILCIKAIVSQFEKHLISFYNTKNFTVNIIRDKSFLISITLYEYIFRAAVSHLDL, encoded by the exons atgcagaattttattcttattagaacttatagagaagaagataaactGTTTTGCAAAGAATTACTTGAAGCTAGTGTAATGAATCAGCTAAATCATACATTTATTGGATTTTTATTAGGACTAAATATTATgcgtataataaaagtattatctaTAGTGTTTATGGTAATGTTCATATATACAGGAGTACATATAGCATATTGTGGTATAGTTGTTTTTATACCAgaagttatattatatattacattatacgtGAAGTTTTTGTATGAATCTAGAATTGTTGGAAATGAAGTATCCGAGGTTCCACG GATTTACACGCTCGATAATTCTTCCCGTTTTTGGGTAGCGGAAGCATATGAAGATTTTTCATTACATGATCAGGAACAAGATCAGCAATATGTATTCATAACAGAGGAAAACTTGAATGATAGTAACATTGATGTttctaatcataataaaaaaattgtaggtATTATGTCATTTCGTAAAAGTAATTGGGAACCAACACTtggttatataaaaagattttatgttCAGAAAAAGTATACAAGGAAAGGTATAGGTAATAAACTTATGAATCAAGCAGTATTTTTTGCCGATGAACACGGAATTCTATGTATTAAAGCGATTGTTTCTCAATTTGAAAAACATCTTATTagtttttataatactaaaaatttcactgtaaatattatacgtgataaatcatttttaatatcaattacgctgtatgaatatatatttcgagcAGCGGTTTCTCATTTAGATCTTTAG
- the LOC124948557 gene encoding uncharacterized protein LOC124948557 isoform X1, protein MRKFILIRTYKEEDKLVCKQLLKASVMYPLNHTFIGYLLGTNMMRIINVLSIVLMVVLLQTGFHVVYCIMVIFIPGIILYISLLSKFLYRSRIVGNEVSEIQRIYTANNSCCFWIAEECKDYSLNRSEQDQRYIFMTEEKLNECNIDISQHNKKIVGILAVHKKNFDPTVAWIKRLYVENKYRRKGIGSQLMNQAMHFAEEHRFECVKTISNQFQKVLINFYNTRNFNVKILNDKSFLVSITMYEYIFRTTHYHTSH, encoded by the exons ATGCggaaatttattcttattagaacttataaagaggaagataaaCTGGTTTGCAAACAATTACTTAAAGCTAGTGTAATGTATCCGCTAAATCATACATTTATTGGATATTTATTAGGAACAAATATGATgcgtataataaatgtattatctaTAGTGTTAATGGTAGTACTCCTTCAGACAGGATTCCATGTGGTTTATTGTATTATGGTTATATTTATACCaggaattatattatatatttcattattatcaaagttTTTGTATCGATCTAGAATTGTTGGAAATGAAGTATCTGAGATTCAACG GATTTACACGGCCAATAATTCTTGCTGTTTTTGGATAGCGGAAGAATGTAAAGATTATTCATTAAATCGTTCGGAACAAGATCagcgatatatatttatgacagaggaaaaattgaatgaatgtaatattgatatatctcaacataataagaaaatagtaGGTATTTTGGCTgtccataaaaaaaattttgaccCAACAGTTGCTtggataaaaagattatatgtTGAGAATAAGTATAGAAGGAAAGGTATAGGAAGTCAACTTATGAATCAAGCTATGCATTTTGCCGAAGAGCATAGATTTGAATGTGTTAAAACGATTAGTAATCAATTCCAAAAagttcttataaatttttataatactagaaatttcaatgtaaaaattttaaatgacaaaTCATTTTTAGTATCAATTAcgatgtatgaatatatatttcgaacaaCGCATTATCATACAAGTCATTAA
- the LOC124948557 gene encoding uncharacterized protein LOC124948557 isoform X2 yields the protein MRKFILIRTYKEEDKLVCKQLLKASTGFHVVYCIMVIFIPGIILYISLLSKFLYRSRIVGNEVSEIQRIYTANNSCCFWIAEECKDYSLNRSEQDQRYIFMTEEKLNECNIDISQHNKKIVGILAVHKKNFDPTVAWIKRLYVENKYRRKGIGSQLMNQAMHFAEEHRFECVKTISNQFQKVLINFYNTRNFNVKILNDKSFLVSITMYEYIFRTTHYHTSH from the exons ATGCggaaatttattcttattagaacttataaagaggaagataaaCTGGTTTGCAAACAATTACTTAAAGCTAGT ACAGGATTCCATGTGGTTTATTGTATTATGGTTATATTTATACCaggaattatattatatatttcattattatcaaagttTTTGTATCGATCTAGAATTGTTGGAAATGAAGTATCTGAGATTCAACG GATTTACACGGCCAATAATTCTTGCTGTTTTTGGATAGCGGAAGAATGTAAAGATTATTCATTAAATCGTTCGGAACAAGATCagcgatatatatttatgacagaggaaaaattgaatgaatgtaatattgatatatctcaacataataagaaaatagtaGGTATTTTGGCTgtccataaaaaaaattttgaccCAACAGTTGCTtggataaaaagattatatgtTGAGAATAAGTATAGAAGGAAAGGTATAGGAAGTCAACTTATGAATCAAGCTATGCATTTTGCCGAAGAGCATAGATTTGAATGTGTTAAAACGATTAGTAATCAATTCCAAAAagttcttataaatttttataatactagaaatttcaatgtaaaaattttaaatgacaaaTCATTTTTAGTATCAATTAcgatgtatgaatatatatttcgaacaaCGCATTATCATACAAGTCATTAA
- the LOC124956762 gene encoding uncharacterized protein LOC124956762, which yields MRKFILIRTYREEDESVCKELLKASVMYSLNHTFIGILLGINIMRIVNLVTIVLMLILIRTRLPLVYSIMVIFIPGILLYISLYAKFLYEARIVGNEVFDSRINTRNNSSRFWIAEAYEDLSLIDQEQQQQYIFMTEENLNECTFDVSQLNKKIVGIMSVCKSNCEPTVALIKRLYVQTKYRRKGVGSQFINTAIHFAEEHGFECVKAFINEYQKQQIAVEILSIKISSEDIHVLEEICLRTIFEETTLNVSDLLL from the exons ATGCggaaatttattcttattagaacttatagagaagaagatgaaTCGGTTTGCAAAGAATTACTTAAAGCTAGTGTAATGTATTCGCTAAATCATACATTCATTGGAATTTTATtaggaataaatattatgcgTATAGTAAATCTTGTAACTATAGTGTTAATGCTAATACTCATCCGTACAAGATTACCTTTGGTTTATTCTATTATGGTTATATTTATACCaggaattttattatatatttcattatatgcAAAGTTTTTGTATGAAGCTAGAATTGTTGGAAATGAAGTATTTGATTCACG gaTTAACACGCGCAATAATTCATCACGTTTTTGGATAGCGGAAGCATATGAAGATCTTTCATTAATTGATCaggaacaacaacaacaatatatatttatgacagAGGAAAACTTGAATGAATGTACTTTTGATGTATCTcaacttaataaaaaaattgtaggtATTATGTCAGTATGTAAAAGCAATTGCGAACCAACAGTTGCtttgataaaaagattatatgtGCAGACAAAGTATAGAAGGAAAGGTGTCGGAAgtcaatttataaatacagcTATCCATTTTGCTGAAGAACATGGATTTGAATGCGTTAAAGcgtttattaatgaatatcaaaaa CAACAAATAGCAgtagaaattttatcgataaaaatatcatcggaAGATATTCATGTTCTGGAAGAGATTTGTTTAAGAACGATCTTTGAAGAGACAACATTGAATGTTTCTGATCTACTACTgtag